In a genomic window of Thermosynechococcus sp. CL-1:
- a CDS encoding C40 family peptidase has translation MQSHYSLNHQTVMQLYQLTAMVNLYDAPTGDRLATQGAAGRLLWAPALGAERTYVQLAEDEYWGWLDPQDYRHLTPATQPYQPITRDRAYIEAVLEEVIAFCLAAQRVPHAYLWGGTVAPNYDCSGLIQASFAHQGIWLPRDAYQQEAFATPLGSNSIEETLPQLQRGDLVFFGTREKATHVGLYLGQGEYIHSSGKEYGRNGIGIDTLYASEDPVSIAYRQQFRGGGRIDYSYLPLG, from the coding sequence ATGCAAAGTCATTATTCTCTAAACCATCAGACGGTAATGCAGCTTTATCAACTCACGGCCATGGTGAACCTCTACGACGCCCCCACGGGCGATCGCTTGGCGACCCAAGGGGCAGCAGGACGCTTGCTCTGGGCACCTGCTTTGGGGGCTGAACGTACCTACGTGCAACTTGCTGAGGATGAATACTGGGGCTGGCTGGATCCACAGGATTACCGCCATCTCACACCCGCCACTCAGCCCTATCAACCCATTACCCGCGATCGCGCCTATATTGAGGCTGTCCTTGAGGAGGTGATTGCCTTTTGCTTAGCGGCACAGCGGGTTCCCCATGCATACCTCTGGGGCGGAACCGTTGCCCCCAACTACGATTGCTCTGGCTTGATACAGGCTAGTTTTGCCCATCAAGGCATTTGGCTGCCGCGGGATGCCTATCAGCAGGAGGCTTTTGCCACGCCCCTAGGAAGCAACTCCATTGAGGAAACCTTACCCCAGCTTCAGCGGGGTGATCTCGTCTTTTTTGGTACCCGTGAAAAGGCGACCCATGTGGGTCTCTATCTGGGGCAGGGAGAGTATATCCATAGCTCTGGCAAAGAATATGGCCGCAATGGTATTGGCATTGATACCCTCTACGCCAGTGAGGATCCCGTCAGCATCGCCTATCGGCAGCAGTTTCGCGGCGGTGGCCGCATTGACTATAGCTATCTGCCCCTCGGCTAG
- a CDS encoding phosphoglycerate kinase, with translation MSKKSVAQLSAADLEGKRVLVRVDFNVPVDENGVITDDTRIRAALPTIQDLISKGAKVILVSHFGRPKGVDDKLRLTPVAQRLSELLHKPVAKLDDCIGDAVVAHTQAMANGDVCLLENVRFHPGEEKNDPEFAKQLAACAEVYVNDAFGTAHRAHASTAGVTQYLSPCVAGFLIEKELEYLQNAIEHPRRPLAAIVGGSKVSSKIGVIEALLEKVDKLLIGGGMIFTFYKARGLNVGKSLVEEDKLELAKHLEAKAQEKGVELLLPTDVVVADNFAADANSQVVSIEAIPDGWMGLDIGPASVKRFQEALKDCKTVIWNGPMGVFEFDQFAKGTEAIARCLADLTSEGVSTIIGGGDSVAAVEKVGVADRMSHISTGGGASLELLEGKELPGIAALDDA, from the coding sequence GTGTCTAAAAAATCTGTAGCGCAGTTATCGGCTGCCGACTTAGAAGGAAAGCGTGTCCTCGTGCGGGTGGATTTTAACGTTCCCGTCGATGAGAATGGCGTCATCACTGACGATACTCGCATCCGCGCCGCACTGCCCACCATTCAAGACCTGATCAGCAAAGGTGCCAAGGTGATTCTTGTCAGCCACTTTGGCCGTCCCAAGGGTGTGGATGATAAACTGCGCCTCACTCCTGTGGCTCAGCGGCTCTCGGAACTGCTCCACAAACCCGTGGCCAAGCTCGATGACTGCATTGGTGATGCCGTGGTGGCCCATACCCAAGCAATGGCCAATGGGGATGTCTGTCTCCTCGAGAATGTGCGCTTCCATCCGGGGGAAGAAAAAAATGATCCTGAATTTGCCAAGCAACTGGCGGCCTGTGCAGAAGTCTATGTCAACGATGCCTTTGGCACTGCGCACCGCGCCCATGCCTCAACTGCTGGGGTGACGCAATACCTCAGTCCCTGCGTGGCGGGCTTTTTGATTGAGAAAGAACTGGAATATCTCCAAAACGCCATTGAGCATCCCCGCCGTCCCTTGGCTGCGATTGTGGGGGGATCGAAAGTCTCTTCTAAAATTGGCGTGATTGAAGCCCTTTTAGAAAAAGTGGATAAATTGCTGATCGGCGGCGGCATGATCTTCACCTTCTACAAAGCGCGGGGGCTGAATGTGGGCAAATCCTTGGTGGAAGAAGACAAGTTGGAGCTAGCCAAACACCTCGAAGCCAAAGCCCAAGAAAAAGGGGTGGAGTTGCTCTTGCCCACAGATGTCGTGGTGGCGGATAACTTTGCCGCCGATGCCAATAGTCAAGTGGTCAGTATCGAAGCGATTCCCGATGGCTGGATGGGTCTGGATATTGGGCCTGCTTCCGTCAAGCGCTTTCAAGAGGCGCTCAAGGATTGCAAAACAGTGATCTGGAATGGCCCAATGGGGGTGTTTGAGTTTGATCAATTTGCTAAGGGCACGGAGGCGATCGCCCGCTGTTTGGCTGACCTCACCAGTGAGGGCGTCTCCACGATTATTGGCGGTGGCGATTCCGTAGCTGCTGTGGAAAAAGTGGGCGTTGCCGATCGCATGAGCCACATCTCCACCGGTGGTGGCGCCAGCCTTGAACTCCTCGAAGGCAAAGAACTTCCTGGTATTGCCGCCTTGGATGATGCCTAG
- the purS gene encoding phosphoribosylformylglycinamidine synthase subunit PurS, producing the protein MAQFQAQVFVTLRPSVLDPAGVAVQAGIHHLGYTNVQAVRIGKLVELTLEASDRATAEAQLTHIADQLLANPVIETFRIELQELATAAG; encoded by the coding sequence ATGGCACAATTTCAGGCACAGGTTTTTGTGACGCTGCGACCATCGGTGTTAGATCCCGCAGGCGTCGCGGTACAGGCGGGGATTCATCATCTGGGCTATACCAATGTGCAAGCGGTGCGCATTGGCAAACTGGTGGAACTCACTCTAGAGGCCAGCGATCGCGCCACTGCCGAGGCACAACTCACCCACATTGCCGATCAACTGTTGGCCAACCCCGTGATTGAAACCTTTCGCATTGAATTGCAGGAGCTGGCAACTGCCGCAGGATAG
- a CDS encoding aminopeptidase P N-terminal domain-containing protein: protein MKTEYQQRQQQFLEKLGTGVAVFCSAPRAIMHNDVDYNFRQESNFYYLTGFNEPEAVAVFAPNHSEHRYVLFVQPKDLSQEIWTGARLGVEAAKEQLGADAVYPIGELEQHLPRYLETGDPLYYHFGHHERFNQLILKHYQQLLATLPKRGTGPRAIADPSILLAPMRQIKSAAELALMRQAIAITVEAHQRAREVAAPGRWEYEIQAEMEHLFRLRGGDGPAYPSIVASGPNSCVLHYTANQRQMLAGDLLLIDAGCAYHYYNADITRTFPVSGQFSGEQRAIYEIVLAAQKAAIEQVQPGNTYNQIHDAAVRVIVEGLVDLGLLRGAIDDLINEGKENNTQKYRTFFMHGTGHWLGLDVHDVGLYKHNKETWVTLQPGQVLTVEPGIYIHPEATPAEGQPEIGDRWRGIGVRIEDDVLVTTEGHEVLTAAAPK from the coding sequence ATGAAAACAGAGTACCAGCAACGACAGCAGCAGTTTTTAGAGAAATTGGGCACGGGTGTCGCTGTTTTCTGTAGTGCCCCGCGCGCCATCATGCATAATGATGTGGACTACAACTTTCGCCAAGAAAGTAACTTTTATTACCTCACGGGCTTTAATGAGCCAGAGGCCGTTGCTGTTTTTGCGCCCAACCACAGTGAGCATCGCTATGTTCTCTTTGTGCAGCCCAAGGATCTCAGCCAAGAGATCTGGACAGGGGCACGCCTTGGGGTAGAAGCAGCCAAGGAGCAATTAGGCGCCGATGCGGTGTATCCCATTGGCGAGCTAGAGCAGCACCTGCCGCGCTATCTGGAAACCGGCGACCCCCTATACTACCACTTTGGTCACCATGAGCGCTTTAATCAACTGATTCTCAAGCACTATCAACAGCTTTTAGCAACCCTACCCAAGCGGGGCACAGGGCCGCGGGCGATCGCCGATCCCAGTATTCTCTTGGCACCGATGCGGCAAATTAAATCAGCAGCAGAATTGGCCTTGATGCGCCAAGCGATCGCCATCACTGTCGAAGCCCATCAGCGTGCCCGCGAAGTGGCTGCCCCCGGACGCTGGGAATATGAAATTCAGGCGGAGATGGAGCATCTCTTTCGCCTACGGGGGGGCGATGGCCCGGCCTACCCTTCCATTGTGGCTTCAGGGCCCAATAGCTGTGTGCTCCACTACACAGCCAACCAACGCCAAATGCTAGCCGGTGACCTGCTGTTGATTGATGCAGGTTGTGCCTATCACTATTACAATGCCGATATCACCCGCACTTTCCCTGTCAGTGGCCAGTTCAGTGGCGAGCAAAGAGCCATTTATGAGATTGTGCTTGCTGCCCAAAAGGCCGCCATTGAGCAGGTGCAACCGGGGAATACCTACAACCAAATCCACGATGCGGCTGTGCGGGTGATCGTTGAGGGTCTGGTTGACCTTGGCCTGCTGCGGGGAGCGATTGACGATCTGATCAACGAAGGCAAAGAGAACAATACCCAGAAATATCGCACCTTCTTTATGCATGGCACCGGTCACTGGCTGGGTCTCGATGTCCATGATGTCGGTCTTTACAAGCACAACAAAGAGACATGGGTTACCCTGCAACCAGGTCAAGTGCTGACAGTGGAGCCGGGAATCTATATTCACCCCGAAGCGACTCCTGCCGAGGGTCAACCTGAGATTGGCGATCGCTGGCGCGGTATTGGCGTGCGCATTGAAGACGATGTCTTAGTCACCACCGAGGGGCACGAAGTACTGACAGCAGCGGCGCCCAAATAA
- a CDS encoding linear amide C-N hydrolase, producing MCTRILWHTNALGVFVARTMDWPTTTEPKLIIFPRGLQRQGNHLGTAALEMANPARWQSRYGSAVVSMYGLGTVDGFNEQGLAVHLLYLTATDFGTRHPQKQGVHAGLWGQYLLDNAATVQEALDLMAQIQPVMITVQGFASTVHVAIADASGDSAILEYLNGELVIHHGRQYQIMTNDPPYDEQLAYRAQFDFTNATRQTPLPGNVDPSHRFVRADYFLQVLPEPRNQREAIASVLAIARNVSVPFGAPNKVPGSLYNTEYRTVMDLTHRYYVFELTTAPNILWFPLEKFELHPEAPVMMLDPNHPELVGDVAAQFAPVVAAPY from the coding sequence ATGTGTACTCGCATTCTCTGGCATACCAATGCCCTAGGGGTCTTTGTGGCGCGAACCATGGACTGGCCCACCACCACTGAACCAAAGCTAATCATTTTTCCGCGTGGGCTTCAGCGTCAGGGCAATCATCTGGGCACCGCTGCTCTTGAAATGGCAAACCCCGCCCGTTGGCAGTCCCGCTATGGCAGTGCCGTTGTCAGTATGTACGGCTTGGGAACCGTCGATGGCTTCAATGAACAGGGCTTGGCAGTGCATCTGCTCTATTTGACAGCAACGGACTTTGGCACACGGCATCCACAAAAGCAGGGGGTACACGCCGGACTCTGGGGGCAATACCTGCTGGATAATGCGGCAACAGTGCAGGAAGCCCTTGACCTCATGGCTCAGATTCAACCAGTGATGATCACGGTACAGGGCTTTGCCAGCACGGTTCATGTAGCGATCGCGGATGCCAGTGGCGACTCGGCCATTTTGGAATATCTCAACGGTGAACTGGTTATCCACCATGGACGCCAGTATCAAATCATGACCAACGATCCCCCCTATGATGAGCAGTTGGCCTACCGTGCCCAGTTTGATTTCACCAATGCCACACGCCAAACACCGCTGCCGGGGAATGTGGATCCCAGCCATCGCTTTGTGCGGGCTGATTATTTCTTGCAGGTGCTGCCCGAACCCCGCAATCAACGGGAAGCGATCGCCAGTGTGTTAGCGATCGCCCGCAATGTCTCTGTGCCCTTTGGTGCCCCCAATAAAGTGCCGGGAAGTCTCTACAACACTGAATACCGCACCGTTATGGATTTAACCCACCGCTATTACGTTTTTGAGCTAACCACAGCGCCCAACATCCTCTGGTTTCCCTTAGAGAAGTTTGAGTTACACCCTGAGGCACCGGTGATGATGCTAGATCCGAACCATCCTGAGTTGGTGGGGGATGTGGCGGCACAGTTTGCTCCCGTTGTAGCTGCCCCCTATTGA
- a CDS encoding GuaB3 family IMP dehydrogenase-related protein: MTIQLGGHRTARRAYGIDEIALVPGNRTLDPQLADTRWRIGTIEREIPIIASAMDGVVDVTMAVKLSQMGALGVLNLEGIQTRYEDPAPILERIASVSVDEFVPLMQQLYAQPIQPHLIEKRIQEIKSQGGIAAVSLTPAGASRFGDVVAAAGADLLFVQATVVSPAHLAPEGTDPLDLAAFCERMPMPVILGNCVTYEVALSLMHCGAAAILVGIGPGAACTSRGVLGVGVPQVTAIADCAAAREAYFEETQRYVPVIADGGLVTGGDVCKCIACGADAVMMGSPFARAKEAPGRGYHWGMATPSPVLPRGTRIHVGTTGTLEQILRGPAQLDDGTHNFLGALQTSMGTLGAKDLREMQQVEIVIAPSLLTEGKVYQKAQKLGMGR, encoded by the coding sequence ATGACGATTCAACTAGGGGGACATCGCACCGCCCGTCGCGCCTACGGTATTGATGAAATTGCCCTTGTCCCCGGCAACCGCACCCTTGATCCCCAACTGGCCGATACCCGCTGGCGCATTGGTACCATTGAACGGGAAATTCCGATTATTGCCAGTGCCATGGATGGGGTCGTGGATGTCACGATGGCCGTCAAACTCAGCCAAATGGGGGCACTGGGTGTCCTCAACCTTGAGGGAATTCAAACCCGCTACGAAGATCCAGCACCGATTCTCGAACGCATTGCCAGCGTCAGTGTTGATGAATTTGTGCCCCTGATGCAGCAGTTGTATGCCCAGCCGATTCAGCCCCACCTCATTGAAAAACGCATTCAAGAAATCAAATCCCAAGGGGGGATTGCTGCTGTCAGTTTAACCCCAGCGGGAGCCAGTCGTTTTGGCGATGTTGTGGCAGCGGCAGGGGCCGATTTGCTCTTTGTCCAAGCCACGGTTGTCTCACCGGCTCACCTTGCCCCTGAGGGGACAGACCCCTTAGACCTTGCTGCTTTTTGTGAGCGGATGCCAATGCCCGTCATTTTGGGGAATTGCGTCACCTATGAGGTGGCCCTCAGTCTTATGCACTGTGGTGCGGCAGCAATTCTAGTGGGGATTGGGCCGGGGGCAGCCTGTACTTCTCGGGGTGTGCTTGGGGTGGGGGTGCCTCAAGTCACGGCGATCGCCGACTGTGCCGCCGCACGGGAAGCCTACTTTGAAGAAACGCAGCGCTATGTGCCTGTGATTGCCGATGGCGGCTTAGTTACCGGTGGCGATGTCTGCAAGTGTATTGCCTGTGGGGCTGATGCGGTGATGATGGGATCCCCCTTTGCCCGTGCCAAAGAAGCCCCCGGTCGCGGTTATCACTGGGGTATGGCCACGCCTAGTCCGGTGCTGCCTCGGGGGACGCGCATTCATGTCGGCACCACTGGCACCCTTGAGCAGATTCTGCGGGGACCCGCTCAGTTGGACGATGGTACCCATAACTTCCTTGGGGCATTGCAAACCAGCATGGGCACCCTTGGCGCCAAGGATCTGCGGGAAATGCAACAGGTGGAGATCGTCATTGCTCCTTCCCTCCTCACGGAAGGCAAGGTCTATCAAAAAGCGCAAAAACTGGGGATGGGTCGCTAG
- a CDS encoding universal stress protein, giving the protein MFKTILFPIDRSRDTQEAIPTVVEMVKLFQSQLFLLSVEESPEPDAELEAAITEFLNRAKEAFAQHAIAAETLLRRGKPAFVICDVADEINASLIIMGCRGTGLTPEGFQESVSNRVINLAPCPVLVVP; this is encoded by the coding sequence ATGTTCAAAACCATTCTTTTTCCCATTGACCGTAGCCGTGACACCCAAGAAGCCATACCTACCGTGGTGGAGATGGTGAAGTTGTTTCAGAGTCAGTTGTTTTTGCTATCAGTGGAGGAAAGCCCTGAACCGGATGCGGAATTAGAAGCAGCGATTACAGAATTTTTGAATCGTGCTAAGGAGGCCTTTGCCCAACACGCGATTGCGGCGGAAACTTTGCTACGGCGCGGCAAACCGGCCTTTGTGATCTGTGATGTGGCCGATGAGATCAATGCCAGTTTGATTATTATGGGTTGCCGAGGAACGGGCCTGACCCCAGAGGGGTTTCAAGAAAGTGTCAGCAACCGCGTGATTAATTTGGCGCCCTGTCCGGTCTTGGTGGTGCCCTAG
- the cobD gene encoding threonine-phosphate decarboxylase CobD encodes MPPRHGGNLAWAAAIAGCAPDAILDFSASLNPWGPPDSVIAALQAALPTIRDYPDPDCRPLVDALAALHQLPKDYFLVGNGAAELLTWVGRECGDRQQIYLITPAFADYRRALAAFACPIVPIPLAQVQSGFGAIAPALTPEDAILINNPHNPSGQLWSRNQLQPLLETGALVVVDEAFMDFLPPAASESLIAAVPEYPNLIILRSLTKFYGLAGLRLGYGVSAPERWQRWRSWRDPWSVNCLAIIAGVTALGDRPFQEQTWAWLPPARHAFAAALNNMPELKVVTESKANFLLLQATDTILPLQTYLLQQHHILIRDCCSFPELGASYFRVAVRRDSENQRLLEGLRAYYQRR; translated from the coding sequence ATGCCCCCCCGCCACGGTGGCAATTTAGCTTGGGCGGCAGCGATCGCTGGCTGTGCTCCCGATGCGATTTTGGATTTCTCCGCCAGTCTCAACCCCTGGGGACCTCCTGACTCAGTGATAGCCGCCCTTCAGGCGGCGCTGCCCACGATTCGTGACTATCCCGATCCCGATTGCCGTCCCTTGGTGGATGCCCTTGCCGCCCTGCATCAACTACCGAAGGATTATTTTTTGGTGGGCAACGGCGCGGCGGAGTTATTGACTTGGGTAGGTCGCGAGTGTGGCGATCGCCAGCAGATTTATCTTATTACTCCTGCCTTTGCTGACTACCGGCGGGCACTGGCGGCTTTTGCTTGCCCAATTGTGCCGATTCCCCTAGCCCAGGTGCAAAGCGGCTTTGGGGCGATCGCGCCTGCCCTAACCCCTGAAGATGCCATCCTCATTAACAATCCCCATAACCCCAGTGGACAGCTCTGGTCGCGGAATCAGCTCCAGCCCTTGCTAGAGACGGGTGCCTTAGTGGTCGTGGATGAAGCCTTTATGGACTTTTTGCCGCCGGCAGCGAGCGAGTCTCTCATCGCGGCTGTACCTGAGTACCCCAATTTAATCATCCTGCGATCGCTGACGAAGTTCTATGGTCTGGCGGGTCTGCGTCTCGGCTATGGGGTGTCGGCTCCAGAACGTTGGCAACGCTGGCGATCGTGGCGCGATCCCTGGAGTGTGAATTGCTTGGCAATCATTGCCGGTGTCACAGCTTTGGGCGATCGCCCCTTTCAGGAACAGACTTGGGCATGGTTACCGCCAGCGCGTCATGCCTTTGCGGCGGCCTTAAATAATATGCCCGAACTGAAGGTGGTGACCGAGAGCAAGGCAAACTTTCTACTCCTGCAAGCAACGGACACCATTTTGCCCCTGCAAACCTACCTCCTCCAGCAGCATCACATTTTGATTCGCGATTGTTGCAGCTTTCCCGAATTGGGCGCTTCCTACTTCCGAGTGGCGGTGCGCCGTGACAGCGAAAATCAGCGGCTCCTCGAGGGTTTGCGGGCTTATTACCAACGCCGGTAG
- a CDS encoding SPFH domain-containing protein, with amino-acid sequence MGELFGLLFLLGFGGWAIGSSVRIVNQGNMALVERLGSYSRRLEPGLNFTVPLLDRVVFEQTTREKVLDIPPQQCITRDNVTITVDAVVYWRIIDMERAYYKVENLKMAMVNLVQTQIRAEMGKLELDETFTARTQVNENLLRDLDIATDPWGVKVTRVELRDIAPSKAVQDSMELQMSAERKKRAAILTSEGEREAAINSARGKAEAQVLAAEAEQKATILAAEAEQKVVVLRAQAERQDQILRAQGTAEAMKIIAAALREDPKAKEALQFLLAQGYLDMGRTIGHSDSSKVLFMDPSSIPATIEGVKSLIEQSPREV; translated from the coding sequence ATGGGTGAACTCTTTGGCCTGCTGTTTCTACTGGGGTTTGGGGGCTGGGCTATTGGTAGCTCTGTGCGCATTGTCAATCAGGGCAATATGGCCTTGGTGGAGCGGTTAGGCAGCTATAGCCGTCGCTTGGAACCGGGGCTAAATTTTACAGTGCCGCTCCTTGATCGCGTGGTCTTTGAGCAAACGACTCGGGAAAAGGTCTTAGATATTCCGCCGCAGCAGTGTATCACCCGTGACAATGTGACGATTACGGTGGATGCCGTTGTTTACTGGCGGATTATTGATATGGAGCGCGCCTACTACAAGGTGGAAAACCTGAAGATGGCAATGGTGAATCTGGTGCAAACGCAGATTCGAGCAGAAATGGGGAAGCTAGAGCTGGATGAAACCTTTACCGCTCGTACTCAGGTGAATGAGAATCTCCTGCGGGATCTCGATATTGCTACAGATCCGTGGGGGGTGAAGGTGACCCGTGTGGAACTGCGGGATATTGCCCCCTCGAAGGCGGTTCAAGACTCAATGGAACTGCAAATGTCTGCGGAGCGCAAAAAACGGGCTGCGATTCTCACCTCTGAAGGGGAGCGGGAAGCAGCGATCAACTCGGCTCGAGGTAAAGCGGAAGCTCAAGTGTTAGCCGCCGAGGCCGAACAAAAAGCCACTATTCTGGCAGCGGAAGCAGAACAAAAAGTGGTGGTGTTGCGTGCCCAAGCTGAGCGCCAAGATCAGATTTTGCGTGCCCAAGGAACTGCAGAAGCAATGAAAATTATTGCCGCAGCACTGCGCGAAGATCCCAAGGCCAAGGAAGCGCTCCAGTTTCTCCTTGCTCAGGGCTATTTAGATATGGGACGCACCATTGGCCATAGTGATAGCAGTAAAGTACTATTTATGGATCCCAGCAGTATCCCGGCAACGATTGAGGGTGTGAAGTCCCTGATCGAGCAGTCCCCCCGCGAGGTATAG
- the purQ gene encoding phosphoribosylformylglycinamidine synthase subunit PurQ, which translates to MSHALNVGIVVFPGSNCDRDVAYVTSEILQWRTQLLWHEETHLSDYDLIVLPGGFSFGDYLRCGAIARFSPIMAAVKDHAAAGKWVLGICNGFQILTEAKLLPGALVRNRDLHFICDRVYLRLEAKERPWLQAYGDKTVIRLPIAHGEGCYYADAATLAELEANRQVLFRYADAQGNVTPESNPNGSLNNIAGICNAAGNVLGMMPHPERAADPALSHSPSDHTLDGLQLFKSLLNAAVCC; encoded by the coding sequence GTGAGTCATGCCCTAAACGTGGGGATTGTCGTTTTTCCCGGATCCAATTGCGATCGCGATGTGGCCTACGTCACGAGTGAAATTCTCCAATGGCGAACGCAACTGCTGTGGCACGAAGAGACCCATCTGAGTGACTATGATTTGATTGTGCTACCAGGGGGCTTCAGTTTTGGTGATTATTTGCGCTGTGGGGCGATCGCCCGCTTCTCACCAATTATGGCCGCCGTCAAAGACCATGCCGCCGCTGGCAAATGGGTGCTGGGCATTTGTAATGGGTTTCAAATCCTGACCGAGGCCAAACTGCTCCCCGGTGCTCTAGTGCGCAATCGGGACTTGCATTTTATTTGCGATCGCGTGTATTTGCGCCTAGAAGCCAAGGAACGCCCGTGGCTACAGGCCTATGGCGATAAAACGGTGATTCGCTTGCCCATTGCCCACGGTGAGGGCTGCTACTACGCCGATGCCGCCACCCTCGCTGAACTGGAAGCCAACCGCCAAGTCCTCTTTCGCTATGCCGATGCCCAAGGGAATGTCACCCCTGAGAGTAATCCCAATGGTTCGCTCAACAATATCGCCGGTATTTGCAATGCTGCTGGCAATGTGTTAGGCATGATGCCCCACCCTGAGCGCGCCGCTGACCCCGCCTTGAGCCACTCCCCCAGTGACCATACTTTAGACGGCTTGCAGTTATTTAAGTCCCTCTTGAATGCCGCCGTTTGCTGTTGA
- a CDS encoding type II toxin-antitoxin system Phd/YefM family antitoxin, producing MLNVTVDEIQRDPLKYLDQVEAGETLIIFRSKQLIAELKPLKPIGKSKQLRPFGLCAGEFTVPDDFDAPLPEELLNAFEGTALF from the coding sequence ATGTTGAATGTAACGGTTGATGAGATTCAGCGTGATCCTCTCAAGTATCTGGATCAAGTAGAGGCAGGTGAGACCCTTATTATTTTTAGATCTAAACAGCTGATTGCTGAACTTAAACCTCTTAAACCTATTGGCAAGAGTAAGCAATTGCGACCATTTGGTTTATGTGCGGGCGAGTTTACCGTTCCAGATGATTTCGACGCTCCTTTGCCGGAAGAGCTGCTCAACGCATTCGAGGGTACAGCCCTTTTCTAA
- a CDS encoding HU family DNA-binding protein yields the protein MNKAELVDAVFSRAHSTNNVTKKQVEAIISATVEEIMEAVAKGEKVTLVGFGAFEPRERKAREGRNPKTKEKMQIPATTVPAFSAGKLFKEKVAPPAAPEPAAKGKKK from the coding sequence ATGAATAAAGCTGAACTCGTGGATGCTGTGTTTAGTCGTGCCCATAGCACCAACAACGTCACCAAAAAGCAAGTTGAGGCCATTATCTCAGCCACCGTTGAGGAAATCATGGAGGCCGTGGCCAAGGGAGAAAAAGTGACACTAGTGGGCTTTGGTGCCTTTGAACCGCGGGAGCGCAAAGCCCGTGAAGGACGCAACCCGAAAACCAAAGAAAAAATGCAAATCCCAGCAACTACCGTTCCCGCCTTTTCAGCAGGGAAACTTTTCAAAGAAAAAGTTGCACCGCCGGCGGCTCCTGAACCGGCGGCCAAGGGCAAGAAAAAATAG
- a CDS encoding transposase: MASFATLVKSILNRLSPCDYPVLNSQLFFKIWLTYVLDQGLTSMRALFYRLNHAGITVDMSTFSKANKTRTTSLFEGIYTQLMSQAQKRHRTSSMTLFPIDSTIITLTSKLFWFYKYHQVKLLTGFDLTENIIGKAVISFGERHDLSFQEEILEMISENTVVIMDRGFASWQFLERLSERKCSFVVRIKNNMRMKLNHERYRVVQFFDENQTEFRIATNLKELSDEEVSELYRQRWAIENLWKFLKMHLSLDKLITKSLNGVINQIYMVLIAYLILELVEIPEYFGKKLLDKLRYLQLELSRRCSIVHWSFDWQPELLVT; encoded by the coding sequence ATGGCATCTTTTGCAACTCTTGTCAAGTCCATTCTCAATCGGCTCAGCCCCTGTGACTACCCCGTGCTGAACTCTCAATTGTTCTTCAAAATCTGGTTGACCTACGTTCTCGACCAAGGGTTAACCAGTATGAGAGCCTTATTTTATCGCTTGAATCATGCAGGGATTACAGTGGATATGTCAACGTTTTCCAAAGCCAACAAAACTCGGACAACCAGCTTATTTGAGGGGATTTACACTCAACTGATGTCTCAAGCTCAAAAGAGACATCGTACTTCAAGCATGACGCTGTTTCCTATCGATTCAACCATCATTACCCTGACCAGTAAACTCTTTTGGTTCTATAAATATCATCAAGTGAAGTTACTTACGGGATTTGATTTAACAGAGAACATCATAGGTAAAGCGGTGATTTCTTTTGGGGAGAGACATGACTTGAGCTTTCAAGAGGAGATTCTAGAAATGATCTCTGAGAATACTGTTGTAATCATGGATAGAGGGTTTGCGAGCTGGCAATTTTTAGAGCGACTGAGTGAGAGGAAGTGCTCATTTGTTGTACGTATCAAGAATAACATGAGAATGAAGCTCAATCATGAGAGATATCGCGTGGTTCAATTTTTTGACGAGAATCAAACGGAGTTTCGTATAGCGACAAATCTAAAGGAGCTGAGTGATGAGGAAGTGAGTGAGTTATATCGGCAGCGGTGGGCGATTGAGAACCTATGGAAATTTCTGAAGATGCATTTATCATTAGACAAGTTGATTACGAAGAGTTTGAACGGGGTGATAAATCAGATTTATATGGTTTTAATTGCCTATTTAATTTTAGAGCTGGTGGAGATACCTGAATACTTTGGGAAGAAGCTATTAGACAAATTGCGATATTTGCAACTGGAACTCAGTCGTCGCTGCTCGATAGTGCATTGGAGCTTTGATTGGCAGCCAGAGCTACTGGTCACTTAA